In one window of Streptomyces roseofulvus DNA:
- a CDS encoding glycosyltransferase family 2 protein has product MPKLSVVVPFHNVGPYAPDTVRSLAHNADPDFEFLLIDDCSTDETPDVLDRWKDRIPNARVIRHETNLGVAQARNTGIDAATGDYLTFLDGDDWYAPGHLRAAVDGIERLGCDFARTDHVLAEGRKRNIKYAPAKVRDAVMDPRDGIAPASMITMVDYPFVPFGIYGRTLFENGASRFETKLRTAEDRLWVWRLHLKATTYAALSLHGVFYRRGVTTSLTQISDNRQLDFIPSYDLLLEEVSRDRDADRFLPKAVRTYCAMIAFHVNKAGKYEPEVAQRLRADVADALHRMPQDVLEETLATMDTPRATLLRSLRETGRTV; this is encoded by the coding sequence GTGCCCAAACTCTCCGTCGTCGTCCCCTTCCACAACGTCGGGCCGTACGCGCCCGACACCGTGCGCAGCCTCGCCCACAACGCGGACCCGGACTTCGAGTTCCTGCTGATCGACGACTGCTCCACCGACGAGACCCCGGACGTCCTGGACCGCTGGAAGGACCGCATCCCGAACGCCCGCGTCATCCGGCACGAGACCAACCTCGGCGTCGCCCAGGCCCGCAACACCGGCATCGACGCCGCCACCGGCGACTACCTCACCTTCCTCGACGGCGACGACTGGTACGCCCCGGGCCACCTCCGTGCCGCCGTCGACGGCATAGAGCGCCTCGGCTGCGACTTCGCCCGCACCGACCACGTCCTCGCCGAGGGCCGCAAGCGGAACATCAAGTACGCCCCCGCCAAGGTCCGCGACGCCGTCATGGACCCCCGCGACGGCATCGCCCCGGCCAGCATGATCACGATGGTGGACTACCCCTTCGTCCCCTTCGGGATCTACGGCCGCACCCTCTTCGAGAACGGCGCGTCCCGCTTCGAGACCAAGCTGCGCACCGCCGAGGACCGCCTCTGGGTCTGGCGCCTCCACCTCAAGGCCACCACCTACGCCGCCCTCTCCCTGCACGGCGTCTTCTACCGCCGGGGCGTCACCACCTCGCTCACCCAGATCAGCGACAACCGTCAGCTGGACTTCATCCCCTCCTACGACCTGCTCCTGGAGGAGGTCTCCCGGGACCGCGACGCCGACCGCTTCCTGCCGAAGGCCGTCCGCACCTACTGCGCGATGATCGCCTTCCACGTGAACAAGGCCGGGAAGTACGAGCCCGAGGTCGCCCAGCGGCTGCGCGCCGACGTCGCCGACGCCCTGCACCGCATGCCGCAGGACGTGCTCGAAGAGACCCTCGCCACCATGGACACCCCCCGCGCCACCCTTCTGCGGAGCCTGCGCGAGACCGGAAGGACCGTCTGA
- a CDS encoding sulfurtransferase, giving the protein MKPIISASELASESAGPRPPVLLDVRWTLGGPPGRPAYEAGHLPGAVYVDLDTELAGPPGAGGRHPLPDPDAFGAAMRRAGVGADRPVVVYDGGLGWGAARAWWLLRWAGHPDVRVLDGGLAGWPGELSVEVPEPEPGDFTPKPGGLRLLDADEAAALARSGLLLDARAAERYRGDVEPIDRVGGHIPGAHSAPTTENVAADGRFLAAGELRERFAALGATEAPEVGVYCGSGVSGAHEVLALELAGIPAALYAGSWSEWSSDPSRPVATGPDPR; this is encoded by the coding sequence ATGAAGCCCATCATCTCCGCAAGCGAACTCGCGAGCGAGTCGGCGGGACCCCGTCCGCCGGTCCTGCTGGACGTGCGCTGGACCCTCGGGGGTCCGCCCGGCCGCCCGGCGTACGAGGCCGGGCACCTGCCCGGCGCCGTCTACGTGGACCTCGACACCGAACTGGCCGGACCGCCCGGGGCGGGCGGCCGGCACCCGCTGCCCGACCCGGATGCCTTCGGGGCGGCCATGCGCCGGGCGGGGGTCGGCGCCGACCGTCCGGTGGTGGTGTACGACGGAGGGCTCGGCTGGGGCGCCGCCCGGGCCTGGTGGCTGCTGCGCTGGGCGGGCCACCCGGACGTGCGGGTGCTCGACGGCGGCCTGGCGGGCTGGCCGGGGGAGCTGTCGGTGGAGGTGCCGGAGCCGGAGCCCGGCGACTTCACGCCGAAGCCGGGCGGACTGCGGCTGCTCGACGCGGACGAGGCGGCGGCGCTGGCCCGGTCGGGGCTGCTCCTGGACGCCCGGGCCGCCGAGCGTTACCGGGGCGACGTGGAGCCGATCGACCGGGTCGGCGGTCACATCCCGGGGGCCCACTCGGCCCCGACGACGGAGAACGTGGCCGCGGACGGGCGCTTCCTGGCCGCCGGCGAGCTGCGCGAACGGTTCGCCGCGCTGGGCGCGACCGAGGCGCCGGAGGTCGGCGTCTACTGCGGTTCCGGCGTCTCCGGCGCCCACGAGGTGCTGGCCCTGGAGCTGGCCGGCATCCCGGCGGCGCTCTACGCCGGCTCCTGGTCGGAGTGGTCCTCGGACCCGTCCCGCCCGGTGGCCACGGGACCGGACCCGCGGTAG
- a CDS encoding VOC family protein, translated as MTEAARRSPGTPCWVSLMVHGIEATQEFYQALFGWEFVPGPQQLGPYVRALLGGREVAGIGQLPPDRHLDIAWTTYLATDDADETAEIIRCCGGTVAVGPLDAGEAGRMVICADPAGAVFGVWQAEAHHGTALAGPPGTPVWNELLTYETATVAKFYRTVFGYEVEPLVSADFDYATLHVDGRPVASLHGVGEELARDRGPHWMTYFEVADADEAAVLVEKLGGHVLRAPRDGTAGRLVLVADPEGAVFTLVRSRDR; from the coding sequence ATGACCGAGGCGGCTCGTCGCAGCCCGGGGACACCCTGCTGGGTGAGTCTGATGGTGCACGGGATCGAAGCGACGCAGGAGTTCTACCAGGCACTCTTCGGCTGGGAGTTCGTCCCGGGACCGCAGCAGCTCGGCCCGTACGTACGCGCTCTGCTGGGCGGCCGGGAGGTCGCCGGCATCGGCCAGCTCCCCCCGGACCGGCACCTGGACATCGCCTGGACCACCTATCTGGCCACGGACGACGCCGACGAGACCGCGGAGATCATCCGCTGCTGCGGCGGCACGGTCGCGGTGGGCCCGCTGGACGCGGGCGAGGCCGGCCGCATGGTCATCTGCGCCGACCCGGCGGGAGCCGTCTTCGGCGTCTGGCAGGCGGAGGCCCACCACGGCACCGCGCTCGCCGGTCCGCCCGGGACACCGGTGTGGAACGAGCTGCTCACGTACGAGACGGCCACGGTCGCCAAGTTCTACCGGACGGTCTTCGGCTACGAGGTCGAGCCGCTGGTCTCGGCCGACTTCGACTACGCCACCCTGCACGTGGACGGGCGCCCGGTCGCCTCGCTGCACGGGGTGGGCGAGGAGCTGGCCCGGGACCGGGGCCCGCACTGGATGACGTACTTCGAGGTGGCCGACGCCGACGAGGCGGCCGTGCTGGTGGAGAAGCTGGGCGGCCACGTGCTGCGCGCGCCCCGGGACGGCACGGCCGGGCGGCTCGTCCTGGTCGCGGACCCGGAGGGCGCTGTGTTCACCCTCGTGAGGTCCCGCGACCGTTGA
- a CDS encoding D-arabinono-1,4-lactone oxidase: MSTRTAGPGSARTGSPWRNWAGNVTSRPVREATPASAEELAAEIRRAAEEGLRVKTVGTGHSFTSIAATDGVLIRPDLLTGIRRIDREAMTVTVESGTPLKRLNVALAREGLSLTNMGDIMEQTVAGATSTGTHGTGRDSASIAAQIRALELVTADGTLLTCSEKEHPEVFAAARIGLGALGVVTAITFAVEPVFLLTAREEPMRFDRVLADFDELHAENEHFEFYWFPHTDNCNTKRNNRSAGPAAPLPRLGGWFEDEFLSNGVFQAACSLGRAVPPAIPAIARISSRALSARTYTDIPYKVFTSPRRVRFLEMEYALPREAATTALRELKAMVEGSPLKVSFPVEVRTAPADDIALSTASGRETVYIAVHLYRGTPHRGYFTAVERIMTAHGGRPHWGKVHTRDAAYLAAAYPRFAEFTALRDRLDPDRRFGNDYLRRVLGD; this comes from the coding sequence ATGAGCACGAGGACAGCGGGACCGGGGAGCGCCAGGACGGGCAGCCCGTGGCGTAACTGGGCGGGGAACGTCACCTCCCGCCCGGTGCGGGAGGCCACCCCGGCCTCGGCCGAGGAGCTGGCCGCCGAGATCCGCCGGGCCGCCGAGGAGGGGCTCCGGGTGAAGACGGTCGGCACCGGCCACTCCTTCACCTCGATCGCGGCCACCGACGGCGTCCTGATCCGCCCGGACCTGCTCACCGGGATCCGCCGGATCGACCGCGAGGCGATGACGGTGACGGTGGAGTCGGGCACTCCGCTGAAGCGGCTCAACGTGGCGCTGGCCCGGGAGGGCCTGTCGCTCACGAACATGGGCGACATCATGGAGCAGACCGTCGCCGGGGCCACCTCCACCGGCACCCACGGCACCGGCCGGGACTCGGCCTCCATCGCGGCCCAGATCCGTGCCCTGGAGCTGGTGACGGCCGACGGGACCCTGCTGACCTGCTCCGAGAAGGAGCACCCCGAGGTCTTCGCGGCGGCCCGGATCGGGCTCGGCGCGCTCGGCGTGGTCACCGCGATCACCTTCGCCGTCGAACCGGTCTTCCTGCTCACCGCGCGGGAGGAGCCGATGCGCTTCGACCGGGTGCTCGCCGACTTCGACGAGCTGCACGCGGAGAACGAGCACTTCGAGTTCTACTGGTTCCCCCACACGGACAACTGCAACACCAAGCGCAACAACCGCAGCGCCGGTCCCGCCGCCCCGCTGCCCCGCCTCGGCGGCTGGTTCGAGGACGAGTTCCTCTCCAACGGGGTCTTCCAGGCGGCCTGCTCGCTCGGCCGCGCGGTGCCGCCCGCCATCCCGGCGATCGCCCGGATCTCCAGCCGCGCGCTCTCCGCCCGCACGTACACCGACATCCCGTACAAGGTCTTCACCTCACCGCGCCGGGTCCGCTTCCTGGAGATGGAGTACGCGCTGCCGCGGGAGGCCGCGACGACGGCGCTGCGCGAGCTGAAGGCGATGGTCGAGGGCTCGCCGCTGAAGGTCAGCTTCCCGGTGGAGGTGCGCACCGCGCCCGCCGACGACATCGCGCTCTCCACGGCCTCCGGGCGGGAGACGGTCTACATCGCGGTGCACCTCTACAGGGGAACGCCCCACCGCGGGTACTTCACCGCGGTGGAGCGCATCATGACCGCCCACGGGGGCCGGCCGCACTGGGGGAAGGTGCACACCCGGGACGCCGCGTACCTGGCGGCCGCCTATCCGCGCTTCGCCGAGTTCACGGCGCTGCGCGACCGGCTCGACCCGGACCGCCGCTTCGGCAACGACTACCTGCGGCGGGTGCTGGGCGACTGA
- a CDS encoding HAD family hydrolase: MTRPRLVATDLDGTLLRKDGVISERTRRALQLAGDEGAEVVLITARPPRFVDVLTAAYGLSGTAVCSNGALVYDMGRRTVLTTRTLSAGSARRTADALAEAVPGIGFAVETGHKVMCAPGYGLRLPEDADAEFAVPSVEDLWTADIPIVKLLAWSARHDADTLLAAAEHAAGPVAQFTHSGGTGLLEVSAAGVTKAGTLSALCADRGIDASEVIAFGDMPNDLSILHWAGTGYAVANAHADVLSAVARHTASNEEDGVAAVLERLFEH, encoded by the coding sequence ATGACTCGTCCTCGCCTGGTCGCCACTGACCTCGACGGCACTCTGCTACGCAAAGACGGAGTGATTTCGGAGCGGACCCGACGGGCCCTCCAGCTGGCCGGAGACGAGGGGGCGGAAGTGGTGTTGATCACTGCTCGGCCGCCTCGTTTCGTCGACGTCCTGACCGCGGCGTACGGCCTGTCGGGGACGGCGGTGTGCAGCAACGGCGCGCTCGTGTACGACATGGGCAGGCGCACCGTGCTCACCACGCGTACGCTGTCGGCCGGTTCGGCCCGGCGTACGGCCGATGCCCTGGCGGAGGCGGTACCCGGCATCGGATTCGCCGTCGAGACGGGCCACAAGGTGATGTGCGCCCCGGGTTACGGCCTGCGCCTCCCCGAGGACGCCGACGCGGAGTTCGCGGTCCCGAGCGTCGAGGACCTGTGGACCGCCGACATCCCCATCGTGAAGCTGCTCGCCTGGTCGGCCCGCCACGACGCGGACACCCTGCTCGCCGCCGCCGAGCACGCCGCCGGCCCCGTCGCGCAGTTCACCCACTCCGGTGGCACCGGGCTGCTGGAGGTCAGCGCGGCGGGTGTGACCAAGGCCGGGACTCTGTCGGCCCTGTGCGCCGACCGGGGAATCGACGCGTCCGAGGTGATCGCCTTCGGCGACATGCCCAACGACCTGAGCATTCTGCACTGGGCGGGAACCGGTTACGCGGTGGCCAACGCCCATGCGGACGTGCTGTCGGCGGTCGCGCGGCACACCGCGTCCAACGAGGAGGACGGGGTCGCGGCGGTACTTGAGCGACTCTTCGAGCACTGA
- a CDS encoding YfhO family protein, with protein MPPAATPVPDPVRDGARGGPRPARNPLLLAPAGAGLLTAAVFVLATALARSHPLGPYTRNVVDLGQQYLPYHAYWRAFLLGDTHGDAFLNWNSGFGAGFLGDIGTYLSSPFSLLVVLFPADRPELALYVITALKITAAGAAMAALLIRLRPAARPGPWPLAALLGAAYALSGWTFNHGASVPMWLDGLIAFPLLCLVAEWARAGRRPVLGPLVVAVAWIANFYTAYMATLGAALFLAVRLCTADPADGAARPWPGALLRAVRAVVLGVGLAAPLVLVVFSGTKYADPTPETVFAPAGWTELLGRFLPATAEVNTPALFIGTPALVLALSLPFNRAVAPRVRLAWTVLVVLVTLSLQWGPTHLLWHAGASPNGNPYRQTFVVCGLLLIAAWLSAAPAPPRPAALLGAAALFGALALAARGSADLDTWTYPAAGAAALLALAAALLALRARSAPRARKSALAVTAAVLLFAAQAGEAAVSGARVEARQRADVAWAPRIGPWQRAVAAEVARADGWPAYRTDPGPLPGGNEPLLLGGEGADAYSSLTTENTSRTLDSLGFGHYAKGRHPETLDNPVTDAIFSIGTRIRSEATEPVRQDAAPRGTATAATTPVPPLVTVHPAGNATVAPEESAFRNQELLLGSAVYALPAVRRAGTTLTARCPAGTDVWFWAPEYKGTAALAGAAPADFDGRPPAVRAAMRALGTVPAGGEVRIELVADGTPTLPRQPVGCLDRGRLATAVARLTATGATRVAATGHGLTAELPPGSTGVAVVAVPRATGWRCAAGDAEPVSARSHRGLLAVPLDGRATRVSCTFRPPGVRLGAAVGTSALLALLATGLLARRRARRSADGSHEGRQEFTDRPHEARSGGQDADYAARRTGA; from the coding sequence GTGCCACCCGCCGCCACGCCCGTGCCCGACCCTGTCCGGGACGGGGCGCGGGGCGGCCCCCGCCCGGCCCGGAACCCGCTGCTGCTCGCCCCCGCCGGCGCCGGACTGCTCACGGCGGCCGTGTTCGTGCTGGCCACCGCGCTCGCCCGCAGCCATCCGCTGGGCCCGTACACCCGCAACGTCGTCGACCTGGGCCAGCAGTACCTGCCGTACCACGCCTACTGGCGGGCCTTCCTGCTCGGCGACACCCACGGCGACGCCTTCCTCAACTGGAACTCCGGCTTCGGTGCGGGCTTCCTCGGCGACATCGGCACCTATCTGAGCAGCCCCTTCTCGCTGCTCGTCGTGCTCTTCCCGGCCGACCGGCCGGAACTGGCGCTGTACGTCATCACCGCGCTGAAGATCACCGCCGCGGGCGCGGCGATGGCCGCGCTGCTGATCCGGCTCCGCCCGGCGGCCCGCCCCGGCCCGTGGCCGCTCGCCGCGCTCCTCGGCGCCGCGTACGCGCTCTCCGGCTGGACCTTCAACCACGGCGCCTCCGTGCCCATGTGGCTGGACGGCCTCATCGCCTTCCCGCTGCTCTGCCTGGTGGCGGAGTGGGCCAGGGCCGGCCGCCGGCCGGTGCTCGGCCCGCTCGTCGTCGCCGTCGCCTGGATCGCCAACTTCTACACCGCCTACATGGCCACCCTCGGCGCGGCGCTCTTCCTCGCCGTCCGGCTCTGCACGGCCGACCCGGCGGACGGCGCCGCGCGCCCGTGGCCCGGCGCCCTGCTGCGCGCCGTGCGGGCCGTGGTCCTCGGCGTCGGGCTGGCCGCCCCGCTCGTCCTCGTCGTCTTCAGCGGGACGAAGTACGCCGACCCGACGCCCGAGACCGTCTTCGCGCCCGCCGGCTGGACCGAGCTCCTCGGCCGCTTCCTGCCCGCCACCGCCGAAGTGAACACGCCGGCGCTCTTCATCGGCACGCCCGCGCTCGTCCTCGCCCTCAGCCTGCCCTTCAACCGGGCGGTCGCCCCGCGGGTCCGGCTCGCCTGGACCGTGCTGGTCGTCCTCGTGACGCTCTCCCTCCAGTGGGGGCCGACCCACCTCCTCTGGCACGCGGGCGCCTCGCCCAACGGCAACCCCTACCGCCAGACCTTCGTCGTGTGCGGTCTGCTGCTGATCGCCGCCTGGCTGTCCGCCGCCCCCGCCCCGCCCCGCCCGGCCGCCCTGCTCGGCGCCGCCGCCCTCTTCGGGGCGCTCGCCCTCGCCGCCCGGGGCAGTGCCGACCTCGACACCTGGACCTACCCCGCCGCCGGTGCCGCCGCCCTGCTCGCCCTCGCCGCCGCGCTCCTCGCCCTCCGCGCCCGCAGCGCCCCCCGCGCCCGGAAGTCCGCCCTGGCCGTCACCGCCGCCGTGCTGCTGTTCGCCGCGCAGGCGGGGGAGGCGGCCGTCAGCGGGGCGCGCGTCGAGGCGCGGCAGCGCGCCGACGTCGCCTGGGCGCCCCGGATCGGCCCCTGGCAGCGCGCGGTCGCCGCCGAGGTCGCCCGCGCCGACGGCTGGCCCGCGTACCGCACCGACCCCGGCCCGCTGCCCGGCGGCAACGAACCGCTGCTCCTCGGCGGCGAGGGCGCCGACGCCTACTCCAGCCTCACCACCGAGAACACCTCCCGGACCCTGGACTCCCTCGGCTTCGGCCACTACGCCAAGGGCCGGCACCCCGAGACCCTCGACAACCCGGTCACCGACGCGATCTTCTCCATCGGCACCCGGATCCGCTCCGAGGCCACCGAACCGGTACGCCAGGACGCCGCGCCCCGCGGCACCGCGACCGCCGCCACCACCCCCGTACCGCCGCTCGTCACCGTCCACCCCGCCGGGAACGCCACCGTGGCCCCCGAGGAGTCCGCCTTCCGCAACCAGGAACTCCTCCTCGGCTCCGCCGTGTACGCGCTGCCCGCCGTCCGCCGCGCCGGCACCACGCTGACCGCCCGCTGCCCGGCCGGCACCGACGTCTGGTTCTGGGCGCCCGAGTACAAGGGCACCGCCGCCCTCGCCGGCGCCGCCCCCGCCGACTTCGACGGCCGGCCGCCGGCCGTCCGCGCCGCCATGCGGGCCCTCGGCACCGTCCCGGCCGGCGGCGAGGTCCGGATCGAGCTGGTCGCCGACGGGACGCCCACCCTGCCCCGGCAGCCCGTCGGCTGCCTCGACCGCGGCCGGCTCGCCACCGCCGTCGCCCGCCTCACCGCCACCGGCGCCACCCGGGTCGCCGCCACCGGCCACGGCCTCACCGCCGAACTGCCGCCCGGCAGCACCGGCGTCGCCGTCGTCGCCGTCCCCCGCGCCACCGGCTGGCGGTGCGCGGCCGGCGACGCCGAGCCCGTCTCCGCCCGCTCCCACCGGGGCCTGCTCGCCGTCCCCCTCGACGGCCGCGCGACCCGTGTGAGCTGCACCTTCCGGCCGCCCGGCGTCCGGCTCGGAGCCGCCGTCGGCACCTCCGCCCTGCTCGCCCTGCTCGCCACGGGACTTCTCGCCCGGCGCCGCGCGCGGCGGTCGGCGGACGGTTCGCACGAGGGACGACAAGAGTTCACCGACCGTCCACACGAGGCTCGTTCGGGCGGTCAGGACGCCGATTACGCTGCCCGCCGTACCGGCGCCTGA
- a CDS encoding polysialyltransferase family glycosyltransferase: MTTDTAAGARTVQIFQVSTLYGAATVAAAIDAGLYGAPADARRLLLLSHNAEIPETALRLETMTGYPRIAARFDGVLDWNETIHPYHPAAWAPRPEETPLWQRVLRTAWDLGTARVELIVESIQVNPAKALGACFPESSVEVYADGLMSYGPTRTDVAQSLACRIRRLLHLDLVPGLTPMLLTEYGTPSELVPDAAFRAVLAEIAADAGDDPAITAAVAARPTALLLGQYLAALGLLTVEEEEDLHVRMLRGAAGLGHRSIVFKPHPTAPAGYSTALREAAEEAGVRLTVLDVPLLAETFYERCALELVVGCFSTAMLTAAVYYGVPIARVGTEELLERLTPFENSNRIPLTVVDHLVPDLEDGGSPAVPGPAPDSLAPLVRAVGFCMRHKAHPGLRAETERYLAAHHADPAVAHHFGAVRLTQLGLPGGEPAPAAGAPLRRGLVRGRR; encoded by the coding sequence ATGACCACCGACACCGCCGCGGGGGCCCGCACGGTCCAGATCTTCCAGGTCTCCACCCTCTACGGCGCCGCGACCGTCGCCGCCGCGATCGACGCCGGACTGTACGGCGCCCCCGCCGACGCCCGCCGTCTGCTGCTGCTCTCGCACAACGCCGAGATCCCGGAGACCGCGCTCCGCCTGGAGACCATGACCGGCTACCCGCGGATCGCCGCCCGCTTCGACGGCGTCCTCGACTGGAACGAGACGATCCACCCGTACCACCCCGCCGCCTGGGCCCCCCGCCCCGAGGAGACCCCGCTCTGGCAGCGCGTGCTGCGCACCGCCTGGGACCTCGGCACCGCCCGCGTCGAGCTGATCGTGGAGTCCATCCAGGTCAACCCGGCCAAGGCGCTCGGCGCCTGCTTCCCGGAGAGCAGCGTGGAGGTGTACGCCGACGGGCTGATGAGCTACGGCCCCACCCGCACGGACGTCGCCCAGTCCCTGGCCTGCCGGATCCGCCGCCTGCTCCACCTCGACCTGGTGCCGGGGCTGACGCCGATGCTCCTCACCGAGTACGGCACCCCCTCCGAGCTCGTCCCCGACGCCGCCTTCCGCGCGGTCCTCGCCGAGATCGCCGCCGACGCGGGCGACGACCCGGCGATCACCGCCGCCGTCGCCGCGCGCCCGACCGCGCTGCTGCTCGGCCAGTACCTCGCCGCGCTCGGCCTGCTCACCGTCGAGGAGGAGGAGGACCTGCACGTGCGCATGCTCCGCGGCGCCGCAGGGCTCGGCCACCGGAGCATCGTCTTCAAGCCGCACCCCACCGCGCCGGCCGGCTACTCGACCGCGCTCCGCGAGGCGGCCGAGGAGGCCGGCGTCCGGCTCACCGTCCTCGACGTGCCCCTGCTCGCCGAGACCTTCTACGAGCGCTGCGCGCTGGAGCTCGTCGTCGGCTGCTTCTCCACGGCGATGCTCACCGCCGCCGTCTACTACGGGGTGCCGATCGCCCGGGTGGGCACCGAGGAGCTGCTGGAGCGGCTGACGCCCTTCGAGAACAGCAACCGGATCCCGCTCACCGTGGTCGACCACCTCGTCCCCGACCTGGAGGACGGCGGGTCCCCGGCCGTGCCCGGCCCGGCGCCGGACTCGCTCGCCCCGCTGGTCCGGGCGGTCGGCTTCTGCATGCGGCACAAGGCCCACCCGGGCCTGCGGGCGGAGACCGAGAGGTACCTGGCGGCGCACCACGCCGACCCGGCGGTCGCCCACCACTTCGGCGCCGTACGCCTCACCCAGCTGGGCCTCCCCGGCGGCGAGCCCGCCCCGGCCGCGGGGGCGCCGCTCCGCCGCGGGCTCGTCCGCGGCCGCCGCTGA
- the sepH gene encoding septation protein SepH translates to MPELRVVAVSNDGTRLVLKAADSTEYTLPIDERLRAAVRNDRARLGQIEIEVESHLRPRDIQARIRAGASAEEVAQLAGIPVDRVRRFEGPVLAERAFMAERARKTPVRRPGENSGPQLGEAVQERLLLRGAEKDTVQWDSWRRDDGTWEVLLVYRVAGEVHTASWTYDPPRRLVQAVDDEARALIGETDDTLAAAPEPSFPFVPRIARLPRDRPLDRTLDRPLDRALDRQLDRAPLTASAAEPEEERDSLTSLLEAVPSFRGDLVVPEQPDSEPSDEVEAEEPPAPAASAGAGAAYADVLMPRSVSGHRDRLHGATDRQAEADGVRPGRRAAVPSWDEIVFGTRRKKQD, encoded by the coding sequence ATGCCCGAACTGCGTGTCGTGGCCGTCTCCAACGACGGCACACGACTGGTGCTCAAGGCTGCCGACAGCACGGAGTACACGCTTCCGATCGACGAGCGGCTGCGGGCCGCCGTGCGCAACGACCGGGCGCGCCTCGGCCAGATCGAGATCGAGGTCGAGAGCCACCTCCGCCCCCGCGACATCCAGGCGCGGATACGAGCCGGTGCCTCCGCCGAGGAGGTCGCCCAGCTCGCCGGCATCCCCGTCGACCGCGTCCGCCGCTTCGAGGGCCCCGTGCTCGCCGAGCGCGCCTTCATGGCCGAGCGCGCCCGCAAGACCCCGGTGCGCCGGCCCGGTGAGAACAGCGGCCCCCAGCTCGGCGAGGCGGTGCAGGAGCGGCTGCTGCTGCGCGGCGCCGAGAAGGACACCGTGCAGTGGGACTCCTGGCGGCGCGACGACGGCACCTGGGAGGTGCTGCTCGTCTACCGGGTCGCCGGCGAGGTGCACACCGCCAGCTGGACCTACGACCCGCCGCGCCGGCTCGTCCAGGCCGTGGACGACGAGGCGCGGGCGCTGATCGGCGAGACCGACGACACCCTCGCCGCCGCGCCGGAGCCGAGCTTCCCCTTCGTCCCGAGGATCGCCCGGCTGCCCCGGGACCGGCCGCTGGACCGCACCCTGGACCGGCCGCTCGACCGTGCTCTGGACCGGCAGCTCGACCGGGCGCCGCTGACCGCTTCGGCGGCGGAGCCGGAGGAGGAGCGGGACTCGCTCACCAGCCTCCTGGAGGCGGTGCCGAGCTTCCGCGGCGACCTGGTGGTCCCCGAGCAGCCCGACTCGGAGCCGTCCGACGAGGTCGAGGCGGAGGAGCCGCCCGCTCCCGCCGCCTCCGCCGGGGCGGGCGCGGCCTACGCCGACGTCCTCATGCCCCGGTCGGTCTCCGGCCACCGCGACCGGCTGCACGGCGCCACCGACCGGCAGGCGGAGGCCGACGGCGTCCGCCCGGGCCGCCGCGCGGCGGTGCCCAGCTGGGACGAGATCGTCTTCGGCACCCGCAGGAAGAAGCAGGACTGA